The Arachis hypogaea cultivar Tifrunner chromosome 14, arahy.Tifrunner.gnm2.J5K5, whole genome shotgun sequence genome has a segment encoding these proteins:
- the LOC140178578 gene encoding uncharacterized protein translates to MAQIMGGHFGGERTATKVLQSGFYWPTLFKDSQKFVRNCDSCQRAGNLPHNHEMPQQGILEIEVFAVWGIDFMGPFSPSFSNTYILVAVDYVSKWIEAIASPTNDTRVTNGQAEVSNRELKRTLERTVGAFSKSWARKLDDALWAYRTTFKTPIGMSPYQLVYGKACHLPVKLEQRAYWATRFLNFDAKAVGEKKLLQLNELDEF, encoded by the exons atggctcagattATGGGGggtcattttggaggtgagcgaactgccaccaaggtcctccaaagCGGCTTTTACTGGCCAACGCTCTTCAAGGACTCCCAGAAGTTTGTCCGCAACTGTGATAGTTGTCAACGGGCTGGAAACCTCCCTCACAatcatgagatgcctcaacaaggaatcttggaaattgaggtGTTTGCTGTATGGGGAATAGACTTCATGGGACCGTTTTCACCGTCATtctcaaacacctacatccttgtggcagtagactatgtgtctaaatggATTGAAGCAATTGcatcacccactaatgacactcgAGTG acaaatggacaagccgaagtctccaatagagaactcaaaagaaccCTAGAGAGAACAGTGGGAGCCTTCAGTAAGAGCTGGGCAAGAAAGCTCGACGATGCcctttgggcatatagaacaacTTTCAAGACCCCTATTGGAATGTCGCCCTACCAGCTGGTCTATGGCAAGGCATGTCATTTACCAGTGAAACTGGAACAAAGagcttactgggcaaccagattcctcaaCTTTGATGCCAAGGCTGTAGGAGAAAAAAagttgctccaactaaatgaatTGGATGAATTTTGA